One window of Candidatus Methylocalor cossyra genomic DNA carries:
- a CDS encoding PAS domain-containing hybrid sensor histidine kinase/response regulator, whose protein sequence is MVHKTVLRVLIVTQRPEALGRVLGGDRCYRFVEPEALGAGVAEDGEPPDCIVLDYASLGDAASLLEAVSGETGPPYPIVALFSDELDWGACLRAGVQEFVDLRRAGPETLPRAVALARERFALARALGEKQRCLARWNRDLARRVRELQRIFDTAPIGLAIAEGPDGRHMRGNPFHERTLGLPGGSELSKTAPTPAPYRILRDGRELAVEELPMQRACRGETVTGEIVDVERTDGERIVLYCHAGPLVDDSGQCLGAVGAFLDISELRRTQERLRESEERFRSLVEQAVDGIFSADAAGRYLEANSAGAAMLGYTREEILSLRLTDTVAPEEKARIAPALAKLVGGATVRGEWRFRRKDGSFFIGEAVGCQSPGGRLQFIVRDVTERRLIEAKLRDQTERLREADRRKDEFLAMLAHELRNPLAPIRNAVQVLRHASLDGAQFQWCRDVIERQVGQLARLVDDLLDVSRITRGKIELHMEPVEVATLLQRAVETSRPLIEARRHHLSVQMPGEPLVVEGDLVRLVQVLSNLLNNAAKYTEEGGRISLVAERADHSVMIRVRDTGRGIEPAVLPSLFDLFFQVDQNLDRADGGLGIGLSLVQRLVRMHGGRVAAYSEGRGRGSEFTVWLPLWEASRSERTEPPVDSDVRGLRVLVADPQVEAAEGLAQRLEILGYRVRTARDGPAALAAAAVFRPQAIVLDLALPGMDSYEVARRLRVRPETRDTLLIAVTGEVATESARRFRSDGFDRHFSKPVDLAALKVTLETFAFREVREPDGRCSSS, encoded by the coding sequence GTGGTGCACAAGACCGTGCTGCGGGTGCTGATCGTTACCCAGCGTCCGGAAGCGTTGGGGCGCGTCCTCGGCGGCGACCGGTGCTATCGGTTCGTCGAGCCCGAGGCGCTCGGGGCCGGTGTCGCCGAGGACGGCGAGCCGCCCGATTGCATAGTTCTGGATTATGCCTCCCTAGGCGATGCCGCCTCGTTGTTGGAGGCCGTGAGCGGTGAGACGGGGCCGCCCTATCCTATCGTGGCGCTGTTTTCCGACGAGCTGGATTGGGGGGCCTGCCTGCGGGCCGGCGTGCAGGAGTTCGTCGATCTGCGTCGAGCCGGTCCGGAAACCCTCCCCCGCGCCGTGGCACTGGCGCGGGAACGGTTTGCGCTGGCCCGGGCGCTGGGCGAAAAGCAGAGGTGTTTGGCCCGGTGGAATCGGGACTTGGCGCGGCGGGTGAGGGAGTTGCAGCGGATCTTCGACACCGCGCCGATCGGCTTGGCCATCGCCGAAGGTCCCGATGGCCGTCACATGCGCGGCAATCCGTTCCACGAGCGCACCTTGGGCCTCCCGGGCGGCAGCGAACTCTCCAAGACCGCGCCGACACCGGCGCCCTATCGTATATTGCGGGACGGGCGCGAACTCGCCGTCGAGGAACTGCCGATGCAACGGGCCTGCCGCGGCGAAACCGTGACCGGCGAGATCGTGGACGTGGAGCGAACCGACGGCGAGCGGATCGTGTTGTACTGCCATGCCGGCCCCTTGGTCGATGACAGTGGCCAGTGTCTGGGCGCTGTGGGCGCCTTCTTGGATATCAGCGAGCTCAGGCGTACCCAGGAGCGGCTACGGGAAAGCGAGGAGCGCTTCCGCAGCCTGGTGGAACAGGCGGTGGATGGCATCTTTTCCGCCGACGCCGCGGGCCGGTACCTCGAGGCCAACTCGGCGGGCGCCGCCATGCTTGGCTATACCCGCGAGGAGATCCTGAGCCTGCGCCTTACCGATACCGTGGCGCCGGAGGAAAAGGCGCGGATCGCCCCGGCGCTGGCGAAGCTGGTGGGCGGCGCAACGGTGCGCGGTGAATGGCGGTTCCGCCGCAAGGACGGTTCGTTCTTCATCGGCGAGGCCGTGGGGTGTCAAAGCCCCGGCGGCCGCCTGCAGTTCATCGTGCGGGATGTCACGGAACGTAGGCTCATCGAGGCCAAGCTCCGCGACCAGACCGAGCGGCTGCGGGAGGCCGATCGCCGCAAGGACGAATTCCTGGCCATGCTGGCCCATGAGTTGCGCAATCCCTTAGCGCCCATCCGCAACGCCGTGCAGGTGCTGCGGCATGCCAGCCTGGACGGAGCCCAGTTCCAATGGTGTCGCGACGTGATCGAGCGCCAGGTGGGGCAGCTCGCCCGGCTGGTGGACGACCTGCTGGACGTGTCGCGCATTACCCGCGGCAAGATCGAGCTCCACATGGAACCCGTGGAGGTGGCAACTCTCCTGCAGCGGGCCGTGGAAACCAGCCGGCCGCTCATCGAGGCGCGTCGCCATCACTTGTCCGTGCAGATGCCGGGCGAACCCCTGGTGGTGGAAGGCGACCTGGTGCGCCTGGTGCAGGTCCTGTCCAATCTGCTCAACAACGCCGCCAAGTATACCGAGGAGGGCGGCCGGATCAGCCTGGTGGCGGAGCGGGCCGACCACTCGGTGATGATCCGCGTGCGCGATACCGGCCGCGGCATCGAGCCGGCGGTGTTGCCCAGCCTGTTCGACCTATTCTTTCAGGTGGACCAGAATCTCGACCGCGCCGACGGCGGCTTGGGTATCGGCCTGTCACTGGTCCAGCGGCTGGTGCGGATGCATGGCGGGCGGGTGGCGGCCTACAGCGAAGGGCGCGGGCGGGGCAGCGAGTTCACCGTGTGGCTGCCGCTGTGGGAGGCATCCCGGAGCGAACGCACCGAGCCGCCGGTGGACAGCGACGTGCGCGGACTGCGGGTGCTGGTGGCGGACCCGCAGGTGGAAGCCGCCGAGGGCCTGGCGCAGCGCTTGGAAATCCTGGGCTATCGGGTGCGGACCGCCCGGGACGGTCCGGCGGCCCTGGCCGCGGCGGCGGTGTTCAGACCCCAAGCCATCGTGCTGGACCTCGCCTTGCCGGGCATGGATAGCTACGAGGTGGCGCGGCGCTTGCGGGTCCGGCCAGAAACGCGGGATACCTTGCTCATCGCCGTGACCGGCGAGGTCGCGACCGAATCCGCCCGGCGGTTCCGGTCGGATGGGTTCGACCGGCATTTCTCCAAGCCGGTGGATCTTGCCGCCCTGAAGGTGACCTTGGAGACCTTTGCTTTCCGCGAAGTGCGCGAACCGGACGGACGCTGCTCGTCCTCCTAA